A genome region from Arachis duranensis cultivar V14167 chromosome 6, aradu.V14167.gnm2.J7QH, whole genome shotgun sequence includes the following:
- the LOC107492879 gene encoding uncharacterized protein LOC107492879, with translation MARYGEGDKRWIVEERPDGTNVHNWHWSETNCLDWSRNFFNNLLNDLPILTGESNLFIATTKVSSVDGEAYVNIRKGKIIPGYEISLTLAWQGEAKDSDGKSLLKVDGTVEIPYISDENAGEDPELKVTVKDEGPIGRTLKDAMLSKGKPLILDKIRVWVQSMAKGGPVKDELETKKPTPPQQQNHAAAVVSAAVAPSLASAATKKEGSVEKEAKKKKKEGFKSISMTERFNCRARDLYEILLDENRWKGFTQSNAKISKEVGGEFSIFDGSVTGTNVELQEAKLIVQKWRFGSWPDGVHSLVKLVLEEPEPGVTVVKLTHNDVPEEDRYGNATVVENTERGWRDLIFQRIRAVFGFGI, from the exons ATGGCTCGTTACGGCGAAGGAGACAAGCGCTGGATCGTCGAAGAAAGACCCGACGGCACCAACGTCCACAACTGGCACTGGTCCGAGACCAACTGCCTCGATTGGTCCAGAAACTTCTTCAACAACCTCCTCAACGACCTCCCTATTCTCACCGGCGAATCTAATCTTTTCATCGCCACCACTAAGGTCTCCTCCGTCGACGGCGAGGCCTACGTCAACATCCGCAAAGGCAAGATCATTCCTGGATACGAGATCTCACTCACCCTTGCCTGGCAGGGCGAAGCCAAGGACTCCGACGGCAAGTCTCTCTTGAAAGTTGATGGCACCGTCGAGATCCCTTACATCTCCGACGAGAACGCCGGCGAGGATCCCGAGCTCAAGGTTACTGTTAAGGACGAGGGACCGATTGGAAGGACGCTGAAGGATGCCATGCTCTCCAAGGGGAAGCCCTTGATTTTGGACAAGATTAGGGTTTGGGTGCAGAGCATGGCCAAGGGTGGACCTGTTAAGGACGAGCTCGAGACCAAGAAGCCAACGCCGCCACAGCAGCAGAATCATGCTGCCGCAGTTGTGTCGGCGGCTGTGGCGCCTTCTTTGGCTTCAGCTGCGACCAAGAAGGAAGGTTCGGTGGAGAAGgaggcgaagaagaagaagaaagagggatTCAAGAGTATTAGCATGACGGAGAGGTTCAATTGCAGGGCGAGAGATTTGTATGAGATATTGTTAGATGAGAACAGGTGGAAGGGTTTCACGCAGAGCAATGCGAAGATCAGCAAGGAGGTTGGTGGAGAGTTCAGCATTTTCGATGGTTCTGTTACCGGAACCAACGTGGAGTTGCAGGAAGCTAAGTTGATCGTTCAGAAATGGAGGTTCGGAAGCTGGCCTGATGGTGTTCATTCTTTG GTGAAGCTTGTGTTGGAGGAGCCTGAACCTGGGGTTACTGTTGTCAAGCTCACACATAATGATGTTCCTGAAGAAGATAG GTATGGAAATGCCACTGTGGTGGAGAACACGGAGAGAGGGTGGAGGGATCTCATCTTCCAAAGGATACGTGCAGTTTTTGGGTTTGGAATTTGA